A DNA window from Maribellus comscasis contains the following coding sequences:
- a CDS encoding aldose epimerase family protein — MKIQSEIFGKLTDGKEATLFTLTNNNDVTVKITNYGAIITSIFTPDKTGSKENIVCGFEKLEDYISEAYLGSYPYFGAIIGRCGNRIAKGHLEIEGKTYEMAINNGPNHLHGGLIGFDKKLWDAKTIENDEYVGVKLSYFSPDLEENYPGNLKVTCTYTLNNNNELGIEYSAETDKTTVVNLTNHTYFNLTGGKENILNHELELTATKMTEMVEQIPTGKIVPVKNTPFDFTSSKTFIRDMEGLPTGYDDNYVFDNEKGEFKYIACLKEEKSGRKVEVYTTQPGMQVYTGYWNPELNIDGVKKFGSYSGVALETQHYPDSVHHDNFPNVLLKPGEKYKEKTVYKFKI, encoded by the coding sequence ATGAAAATACAATCTGAAATATTCGGCAAATTAACCGACGGCAAAGAAGCTACTTTGTTTACGCTAACAAACAACAATGATGTAACTGTTAAAATTACCAACTACGGTGCAATAATAACAAGCATTTTCACCCCTGACAAAACGGGCAGTAAAGAAAATATTGTTTGTGGATTTGAAAAGCTGGAAGATTACATCAGTGAAGCCTACCTGGGAAGTTACCCCTATTTTGGTGCCATTATCGGTCGTTGTGGAAACCGGATTGCAAAAGGGCATCTCGAAATTGAAGGAAAAACATATGAAATGGCAATAAACAACGGGCCAAATCATTTACATGGCGGATTGATTGGTTTTGATAAAAAGCTTTGGGATGCAAAAACAATTGAAAACGATGAATATGTTGGCGTAAAACTTTCTTACTTCAGTCCTGATCTGGAAGAAAATTACCCCGGAAATTTAAAAGTAACCTGCACTTATACATTAAACAATAATAATGAACTGGGTATTGAATACTCGGCTGAAACCGATAAAACGACAGTGGTGAATTTAACCAATCACACCTACTTTAATTTAACCGGTGGAAAAGAAAATATTCTGAACCATGAACTGGAATTAACGGCAACAAAAATGACTGAGATGGTAGAACAAATACCGACAGGCAAAATCGTTCCGGTCAAAAATACTCCGTTTGATTTCACTTCATCAAAAACATTTATTCGTGACATGGAGGGACTACCAACCGGTTACGATGACAATTATGTTTTTGACAATGAAAAAGGAGAATTCAAATATATTGCTTGTTTAAAAGAAGAAAAATCAGGAAGAAAAGTTGAGGTTTACACAACTCAACCCGGAATGCAGGTTTACACCGGCTACTGGAATCCGGAACTAAACATTGACGGAGTGAAAAAATTTGGAAGCTATTCGGGAGTTGCTCTTGAAACACAACACTATCCGGATTCGGTTCATCACGATAATTTTCCAAACGTATTGTTAAAACCCGGAGAAAAATACAAGGAAAAAACCGTCTATAAATTCAAAATATAA
- a CDS encoding mevalonate kinase family protein gives MIIETYSYPRAAVIGNPSDGYFGKTIAFVFSNFVAKVQLYQTPQLEIKPQRADKTTYNNLDELVDNINFAGYYGGMRLIKGIVKVFYEYCKRNNIKLASKNFTITYNSNIPLRLGLAGSSAILTACLKALCLFYEVYIEPAIFANLVLSVETNELGISAGLQDRVAQAYEKPVFMNFDKKIMEKEGYGKYEVLHNVHFPNFYIAFRKNLSEGTETVHNNLKARFDIKEAKVLQAMKRWAQITEEFKAALEKRDKQKMHELINENFDLRRNLIPVSQGNIEMVELARSVGASAKFTGSGGAIIGTYADEIMYNKLHDIMNNNEIEVIKPNIINNN, from the coding sequence ATGATTATTGAGACATATTCATATCCCCGGGCGGCAGTTATTGGCAACCCATCGGATGGCTATTTTGGAAAAACCATTGCGTTCGTTTTTTCAAACTTTGTCGCAAAAGTTCAGCTTTACCAGACACCTCAGCTTGAAATAAAACCTCAGCGTGCTGACAAAACAACCTATAATAATCTGGATGAGTTGGTAGATAATATCAATTTTGCAGGATATTACGGAGGAATGCGTTTGATAAAAGGAATCGTAAAAGTGTTTTACGAATATTGTAAAAGGAACAACATAAAACTTGCTTCGAAGAATTTTACGATTACCTACAATTCTAATATTCCTTTAAGGCTAGGACTGGCTGGCTCAAGTGCTATTCTTACAGCGTGCTTAAAAGCCCTTTGTTTGTTTTATGAAGTTTACATTGAACCTGCAATTTTTGCGAATTTGGTACTTTCAGTTGAAACCAACGAATTGGGTATCTCAGCAGGTCTCCAGGACAGAGTGGCTCAGGCATACGAAAAACCGGTATTTATGAATTTCGATAAAAAAATTATGGAAAAAGAAGGGTATGGCAAATATGAAGTTTTGCACAATGTCCATTTCCCAAATTTTTATATCGCCTTCCGAAAAAACCTGTCGGAAGGGACAGAAACAGTACACAATAATCTGAAAGCGCGGTTTGATATAAAGGAAGCAAAAGTACTGCAGGCAATGAAGAGATGGGCGCAAATAACCGAAGAGTTTAAAGCCGCTCTTGAAAAGAGGGATAAGCAAAAAATGCACGAGCTAATCAATGAAAATTTTGATTTGCGAAGAAATCTGATTCCTGTTTCACAGGGAAATATTGAAATGGTAGAGTTGGCCCGTTCGGTAGGAGCAAGTGCAAAATTTACCGGTTCGGGAGGTGCAATAATAGGAACCTACGCCGACGAAATAATGTACAATAAGTTGCACGACATAATGAACAATAACGAAATTGAAGTTATAAAACCCAACATTATAAACAACAATTAA
- a CDS encoding BspA family leucine-rich repeat surface protein encodes MKNLLSILFLLPLFSYSFTSNIDNCRLLTEPTEPTFYLDTNGVTIKCSNCVAGDTGRVDGVLYEAVDRTLLIQRIEEGADLSKVCTSLVTDMSSIFQGRNSFNEDIGNWDVSSVTNMSYMFYDAGSFNQDIGSWKVSSVTNMNYMFQFCSSFNQDIANWDVSSVRLMSHMFCATRFNQNIGNWNVSSVTNMSRMFLETSFFNQDIGNWDVSSVTNMKGMFDTSSSFNQNIGNWNVSSVIDMSSMFNKASSFNGNIENWDVSSVTDMAAMFYNATSFNQDISNWDVSSVTTMNTMFTNATSFNQDISVWNYLKVNNYFYFLRGTNLSVENYDKFLKKIVENHNSGIYHLPLNETFDSRLRYCESESKRNYLINNLNWTMNDSKDCSYLYANQPTNIVLSSTDVNENEIVGTRVGILSTTDIDSEDAFSYSLVPGEGDTDNSSFTITGDTLKTNEIFDFETKSSYSLRVQTEDLAGNTYSKSFTITIIDRNDFRIENITIEDPVCEGSPTGSISFDVVEYVPPLEFTWNTGDTTQNLSNLSAGTYSVVITDGDEMTIEEEFSLSLKPIFEGTSICYVTSEGESNIIHLDKGLNNYNVEKYVIYREGVTLDDYQQIGEISCTENSLKDSLINNRTQSFSYKVSMIDSCGNESSLSANHNTIHLSQNRGTSGEVNLFWSHYVGLSIPSYSIYRKIGNGEFELLTQISSSNGTYSDLTTNPSFNYQYYISFDKEINCESEVNLKSASTVEIKSNTILSSSINNTPTDISLSSSDVNENETIGTEVGTLTSSDSDSDTFTYSLVSGTGDTNNGSFTISGDKLFTDEVFDFETKSSYSIRIQTEDSGGETFSEQFTVSVNDMNESPTGIVLSNSEIKEEKPVGTEIGTFSSIDEDSGDSFTYTLISGTGDSDNGSFSISGDNLQSGEVFDFEAKSSYSIRVETEDSGGEVYSKSFTISIMETDENLSPTNIELTSSVVNENDTIGVIVGTLTSTDTDSDAFTYSLASGTGDNNNSNFAISGDKLLTNDVFDYETKNVNLVRIQTDDRNGGTFSKTFAITINDINENPTDIVLSNLEIEENKVIGTQVGTLTTTDEDIDDSHTYSLVSGEVDNDNSSFIIFGDTLKTNEVFDYETKSSYSVRIQTMDLGGEVYSKLFTFNIINNIETGISDFSNKNTIQIYPNPVTDKLFVETNYPNQLTMLIINGTGKTILIKKLEGRTNEIDLEHIASGLYLVKIFNGKEIAQQYKLVKY; translated from the coding sequence ATGAAAAATCTACTCTCAATCCTATTCTTATTACCTCTTTTTTCTTATTCATTTACATCTAATATTGATAATTGCAGATTATTAACAGAGCCCACTGAACCAACATTTTACCTTGATACAAACGGAGTAACTATTAAATGCTCAAACTGTGTTGCAGGAGACACGGGCAGGGTTGATGGTGTCTTGTATGAAGCCGTAGACAGAACTTTACTTATTCAGCGAATAGAAGAAGGAGCAGATTTATCTAAGGTTTGTACCAGTCTGGTAACCGATATGTCTTCGATATTTCAAGGTAGAAATTCATTCAATGAAGATATAGGTAATTGGGATGTTTCTTCTGTTACGAATATGTCATATATGTTTTATGATGCAGGTTCTTTTAATCAGGACATTGGGAGCTGGAAAGTATCGTCGGTTACAAATATGAATTACATGTTTCAATTTTGCAGTTCCTTTAATCAGGATATTGCAAATTGGGATGTATCTTCGGTTAGGTTGATGTCTCATATGTTTTGCGCCACCCGCTTTAATCAGAACATTGGTAATTGGAACGTGTCTTCCGTTACCAATATGTCAAGAATGTTTCTGGAAACAAGCTTTTTTAATCAGGATATTGGAAATTGGGACGTGTCCTCTGTTACTAATATGAAAGGAATGTTTGATACGTCAAGTTCCTTTAATCAGAATATTGGAAATTGGAATGTGTCTTCTGTTATTGACATGAGTTCAATGTTTAATAAAGCATCGTCATTTAATGGAAATATCGAGAATTGGGATGTATCTTCAGTTACGGATATGGCCGCGATGTTTTATAATGCAACTTCCTTTAATCAGGATATTAGTAACTGGGACGTGTCTTCCGTAACAACTATGAATACCATGTTTACTAATGCAACTTCCTTTAATCAGGACATTAGTGTATGGAATTACTTAAAAGTTAATAATTACTTCTATTTCTTAAGAGGAACCAATCTATCAGTTGAAAATTATGACAAATTTTTGAAAAAAATAGTTGAAAATCATAACAGTGGTATATACCATTTGCCTTTAAATGAAACTTTTGATTCCAGATTAAGATATTGTGAATCTGAGTCAAAAAGGAATTATCTGATTAATAACCTGAATTGGACAATGAATGACAGTAAAGACTGTTCTTACCTATATGCCAATCAACCAACCAACATTGTATTATCAAGTACTGATGTAAATGAGAATGAAATTGTTGGCACGAGAGTTGGAATACTTTCCACCACCGATATTGATTCAGAAGATGCATTCTCTTATTCACTCGTTCCAGGAGAAGGTGATACAGATAACAGTAGTTTCACTATTACAGGAGACACTCTCAAAACCAATGAAATATTTGATTTTGAAACAAAATCTTCCTATTCTTTAAGAGTTCAAACTGAAGATTTGGCTGGTAATACCTATTCAAAATCATTTACAATTACCATTATTGACAGAAATGATTTTAGAATTGAAAACATAACCATAGAAGACCCAGTTTGCGAAGGATCTCCAACAGGTTCAATTTCGTTCGATGTTGTTGAATATGTTCCACCTTTAGAATTTACCTGGAACACCGGGGATACAACTCAGAATCTATCAAATTTATCTGCGGGAACATACTCTGTTGTAATCACTGATGGTGATGAAATGACTATTGAAGAAGAATTTTCTTTATCTCTGAAACCAATTTTTGAAGGAACAAGTATTTGTTATGTTACATCGGAAGGAGAATCAAATATTATTCACTTAGATAAAGGTTTAAACAATTATAACGTTGAAAAATATGTGATTTACAGAGAAGGTGTCACGCTAGATGATTATCAGCAAATTGGTGAAATCAGTTGTACTGAAAATTCTCTTAAAGATTCACTAATTAATAACCGAACACAAAGTTTCAGTTATAAAGTTTCGATGATTGACAGTTGTGGAAATGAATCCTCTTTGAGTGCTAATCACAATACAATTCACCTATCACAGAACCGTGGAACTTCGGGAGAAGTAAATCTTTTCTGGTCACATTATGTCGGATTAAGTATTCCTTCTTATTCAATATATCGTAAAATAGGAAATGGTGAGTTTGAACTTCTTACTCAAATTTCTTCAAGTAACGGCACTTACTCTGATTTAACTACGAATCCGTCTTTTAATTATCAGTATTACATATCTTTCGACAAAGAGATAAATTGTGAGAGTGAAGTTAACTTAAAATCAGCATCTACTGTTGAAATTAAATCAAATACTATTTTAAGTTCGTCAATAAACAATACACCAACAGATATATCATTGTCAAGTTCTGATGTGAACGAAAATGAAACAATAGGTACAGAAGTTGGAACACTTACTTCAAGCGATAGCGACTCGGATACATTCACCTATTCTCTTGTTTCTGGGACAGGAGATACCAATAATGGCAGTTTTACTATCTCAGGAGATAAATTATTCACTGATGAAGTATTTGATTTTGAAACAAAATCTTCTTATTCAATAAGAATACAAACAGAAGATTCTGGCGGTGAAACTTTTTCTGAACAGTTCACAGTTTCAGTTAATGATATGAATGAATCACCCACAGGTATTGTTTTGTCAAATTCTGAAATAAAAGAAGAAAAACCAGTTGGAACAGAAATTGGAACATTTTCATCTATTGATGAAGATTCCGGTGATTCATTTACATATACTCTTATTTCAGGTACAGGAGATAGCGATAATGGCAGTTTCTCTATTTCAGGAGATAATTTACAAAGTGGAGAAGTATTTGATTTTGAAGCAAAAAGTTCCTATTCAATAAGGGTAGAAACAGAAGATTCCGGAGGTGAAGTTTATTCTAAATCATTTACAATTTCAATAATGGAAACAGATGAAAACCTATCACCAACAAATATTGAATTAACAAGTTCTGTTGTGAATGAAAACGATACAATAGGCGTAATTGTTGGAACACTTACTTCAACTGATACTGACTCGGATGCATTCACCTATTCGCTTGCTTCTGGAACAGGAGATAACAATAACAGCAATTTTGCTATCTCCGGAGATAAATTACTCACTAATGATGTATTTGATTATGAAACTAAGAATGTAAATTTAGTAAGAATACAAACTGATGATAGGAACGGAGGAACTTTTAGTAAAACGTTTGCAATCACAATTAATGATATTAATGAAAACCCAACTGACATTGTATTATCAAATTTAGAAATTGAAGAAAATAAAGTAATTGGAACTCAAGTAGGAACACTTACCACAACAGATGAAGATATTGATGATTCCCATACGTATTCGCTTGTTTCAGGAGAAGTTGATAACGATAACAGTAGTTTCATAATATTTGGTGATACGCTTAAAACCAACGAAGTATTTGATTATGAAACTAAAAGTTCCTACTCTGTGAGAATACAAACCATGGATTTAGGTGGTGAAGTTTATTCTAAATTATTTACTTTTAATATAATCAATAATATCGAAACTGGAATTAGCGATTTTTCAAATAAGAATACTATTCAAATCTACCCCAATCCGGTTACAGATAAACTGTTTGTTGAAACAAATTATCCTAATCAGTTAACTATGTTAATTATTAATGGTACTGGAAAAACAATTTTAATAAAAAAATTGGAAGGAAGAACAAATGAAATTGATTTGGAACATATTGCCAGTGGTTTGTATTTGGTAAAAATATTCAACGGAAAAGAAATCGCCCAACAATATAAACTTGTGAAATATTGA
- a CDS encoding glycosyltransferase family 4 protein gives MNVLMFGWEFPPHISGGLGTACYGITKALSANPGINLTFVVPKAWGDEPASSMKLVGANKINLIKSKIKTERFHFPHTKITVQSNLVPYIDPEDYKREQLQKMQSYSKTTHLSGETIEFSGAYTSDLMTEIHNFSVIAEYISSQSNFDLIHAHDWLTFPAGIQAKKATGKPLVVHVHATDFDRSGGSVNPRVYEIEKAGMEAADLIITVSNHTAEMVVEKYGITPLKIKTVHNGLEPFKNAGTRPKSKKHNTKLITFLGRITIQKGPQYFVEVARKVLPYMNDVKFVMAGSGDMMEATKMLVNQYGLNDKFIFPGFLKGEQVNHLLHRSDLFIMPSLSEPFGLVPLEAMHFKVPVIISKQSGVSEVIHNAIKVDFWDTDAMADAVYGILNRPAIGKILKKKGAHEVQHLNWEKPASKILRIYSQVVRA, from the coding sequence ATGAATGTATTAATGTTTGGGTGGGAATTTCCTCCGCACATATCAGGAGGCTTGGGTACAGCTTGCTACGGCATTACAAAAGCGTTATCGGCAAATCCGGGAATTAACTTAACTTTTGTGGTTCCGAAAGCATGGGGAGATGAACCTGCTTCGTCGATGAAACTGGTAGGCGCAAATAAAATTAACCTAATAAAAAGTAAAATCAAAACAGAGCGATTTCATTTTCCTCACACCAAAATCACGGTTCAATCAAACCTTGTACCTTATATCGATCCTGAGGATTATAAACGTGAGCAACTGCAAAAAATGCAAAGTTACAGTAAAACAACACATTTATCTGGAGAGACAATTGAATTTTCAGGAGCCTATACATCCGACTTAATGACCGAAATTCACAACTTCTCGGTAATTGCCGAGTACATTTCCTCCCAAAGTAACTTCGATTTAATTCATGCGCACGACTGGCTTACCTTTCCGGCAGGAATACAAGCTAAAAAAGCCACCGGAAAACCACTGGTAGTTCATGTACATGCTACTGATTTCGATCGAAGTGGGGGGAGTGTAAATCCACGTGTTTATGAAATTGAGAAAGCCGGGATGGAGGCTGCCGACCTGATAATTACAGTAAGTAATCATACGGCAGAAATGGTTGTGGAAAAGTACGGTATCACTCCATTGAAAATTAAAACCGTACACAATGGTTTGGAGCCCTTTAAAAATGCCGGAACGCGACCAAAAAGCAAAAAACATAACACAAAACTGATAACTTTTTTGGGACGTATTACCATTCAAAAAGGACCACAGTATTTTGTTGAAGTAGCCCGAAAGGTGCTGCCTTACATGAACGACGTTAAGTTTGTTATGGCCGGAAGTGGTGACATGATGGAAGCCACAAAAATGCTGGTCAATCAATACGGACTCAACGATAAATTTATATTCCCCGGATTTTTGAAAGGCGAGCAGGTAAATCATTTACTACACCGTTCCGATCTTTTTATCATGCCTTCGCTGTCAGAACCTTTTGGACTTGTTCCGCTGGAAGCCATGCACTTTAAAGTTCCTGTAATAATTTCAAAACAATCGGGAGTTTCCGAGGTGATTCATAATGCCATAAAAGTTGATTTTTGGGATACTGATGCCATGGCAGATGCTGTTTATGGTATTTTAAACCGGCCTGCAATAGGGAAAATATTAAAGAAAAAGGGAGCTCATGAAGTGCAGCATCTGAACTGGGAAAAACCAGCATCGAAAATTTTACGCATTTACAGTCAGGTAGTACGAGCTTAA
- a CDS encoding GntR family transcriptional regulator has translation MKKVVTIDSESSKPKYRQIIDSVVNAIERKCLVKGDKIPSINQICGEFGLSRDTVMMAFNELKAKGILLSQPGKGYYIASTDVQHDEKIFVLFDELNAFKEDLYNSLINTLKNRASVEVYFHHFNYKVFKNLLLESIGNYTSYIIMPATFDNTNHLISKLPKDKVFILDRLKNDLKNYPVVYQHFEQDFYDALVEGQTLLKKYRKLVFVNPGGKEPGQRSTGFKKFCEEFDFSYEIIKTLDGIRPGLYEAYFLISDRDLVELVKIAKNYKYKLGKKFGVVSFNDTMLKEVVSGGITTISTDFVEMGKNLAQMVLDRKSGKVRNPSKLIVRNSL, from the coding sequence GTGAAAAAAGTAGTGACTATAGATTCAGAATCCTCAAAACCAAAATACAGACAAATAATTGACTCGGTTGTAAACGCTATCGAAAGGAAATGTTTGGTAAAAGGAGACAAGATTCCTTCGATAAATCAGATTTGTGGGGAATTTGGTCTAAGCCGGGATACGGTAATGATGGCGTTTAACGAACTAAAAGCCAAAGGAATTTTGTTAAGCCAGCCTGGAAAGGGCTATTATATCGCTTCGACTGATGTGCAGCATGATGAAAAGATTTTTGTGCTTTTTGATGAATTAAATGCTTTTAAAGAAGATTTGTATAATTCACTCATAAATACGCTGAAAAACCGTGCTAGTGTTGAAGTTTATTTTCATCATTTTAATTATAAGGTTTTTAAAAATTTACTTTTAGAAAGTATTGGTAATTATACTTCGTACATAATAATGCCGGCAACTTTTGATAATACAAACCATTTAATTTCAAAGCTGCCCAAAGACAAAGTTTTTATTCTGGATCGCTTAAAAAACGATTTGAAAAATTACCCGGTGGTCTACCAGCACTTTGAGCAGGATTTTTATGACGCACTTGTTGAAGGTCAAACGTTGCTAAAAAAATACCGAAAACTGGTTTTTGTTAATCCGGGCGGAAAAGAACCAGGTCAGCGGAGCACAGGGTTTAAAAAGTTTTGTGAGGAGTTTGATTTCAGTTACGAAATAATAAAGACACTCGACGGAATTCGCCCGGGGTTGTATGAAGCCTACTTTCTAATTTCAGATCGCGATTTGGTTGAGTTGGTGAAGATTGCAAAAAATTACAAGTATAAATTGGGAAAGAAGTTTGGAGTTGTTTCATTTAACGATACAATGTTAAAAGAAGTGGTTTCAGGAGGAATAACAACGATTTCTACTGATTTTGTTGAAATGGGAAAGAACCTGGCGCAAATGGTTCTCGATCGGAAAAGTGGTAAGGTCAGAAATCCATCTAAACTGATTGTGAGAAATAGTTTATGA
- a CDS encoding AMP-dependent synthetase/ligase: MKTIIELFETAVNKFPENVYLWEKKDGKYRGTTYTETRKKVIKLAAGLVSIGFEKGDRAGLISDGRNDWIISELAMLYAGGINVPLSIRLEKNELSFRLYHSGSKYIFVSKQHANKVEAIRDELPELKKVIYLDGKENPGEKDLDYKELFKLGEEYLKNNAEKFDSIWKNIQPGDVANISYTSGTTADPKGIMLTQLNYAANVVQSNSLLDLQPEWKTLAILPWDHAFAHTTCLYVFMYKGASIASVEIGNTPLETLKNIPKNIQEIKPTLMMSVPAFSKTFRKNIEAGIRKKGESTYKLFQFALNIAYKYNGEGHNRGKGFRIFLKPLLSLFDSILFKKIRDGFGGNLQFFIGGGALLDTELQRFFYAVGIPICQGYGLTEASPVISSNTPEVVKFGTSGKLIKDLDLKILDEDGNELPKGQKGEIVVKGDNVMLGYWNNQQATANTLKDGWLHTGDMGYMDKDDFLVVLGRFKSLLIGNDGEKYSPEGIEEALVDKSPFIQQAMLYNNQNPFTVGMLVPDVEAINRELKKRNITPGSEEGNRESLKIILNDVQQYKKGGIYEGEFPERWLPANIVVLPEAFTQENALVNASMKVVRGKITEYFKTQLDFLYTSEAKNIENTLNLEAIKKWNS, from the coding sequence ATGAAAACGATTATTGAGCTCTTTGAAACAGCGGTAAATAAATTTCCCGAAAACGTGTATTTATGGGAAAAAAAAGACGGAAAATACCGGGGGACAACGTATACAGAAACCCGTAAAAAAGTTATAAAACTCGCAGCCGGACTCGTATCCATTGGATTTGAAAAGGGTGACAGAGCCGGGTTGATTTCCGATGGTAGAAATGATTGGATAATAAGTGAACTTGCCATGTTATATGCCGGCGGCATCAACGTCCCTTTATCCATCAGACTTGAAAAAAATGAACTTTCTTTTCGTCTTTACCATAGTGGGAGTAAGTATATTTTTGTCTCCAAACAACATGCAAATAAAGTTGAGGCAATCAGAGATGAACTTCCTGAATTAAAAAAAGTAATATACCTGGACGGGAAAGAGAATCCCGGAGAAAAAGACCTCGACTACAAAGAGCTTTTCAAACTTGGTGAGGAATACTTAAAAAACAATGCTGAAAAATTTGATTCCATTTGGAAAAATATTCAGCCTGGCGATGTGGCCAATATCTCTTACACATCAGGAACGACGGCCGATCCAAAAGGAATTATGCTGACACAACTCAATTATGCCGCAAACGTAGTCCAATCAAATTCATTACTCGATTTACAACCGGAATGGAAAACGCTGGCCATTCTTCCCTGGGATCATGCCTTTGCCCACACAACCTGTTTGTACGTTTTTATGTACAAAGGAGCAAGTATTGCATCGGTTGAAATTGGAAATACACCGCTTGAAACACTGAAAAATATTCCAAAAAATATTCAGGAAATTAAGCCAACACTTATGATGAGTGTTCCCGCATTTTCGAAAACTTTTCGAAAAAATATTGAAGCCGGAATACGAAAAAAAGGAGAAAGCACATATAAATTGTTTCAATTTGCATTAAATATTGCATACAAATACAATGGCGAAGGACATAACCGAGGCAAAGGATTTCGCATATTTCTAAAACCTCTCCTATCTCTTTTTGATTCTATTCTTTTCAAAAAAATACGTGATGGATTTGGGGGAAATCTTCAGTTTTTCATAGGAGGAGGCGCACTTCTCGACACCGAGTTGCAACGTTTCTTTTACGCTGTAGGGATTCCAATTTGTCAGGGATACGGATTAACTGAAGCATCTCCTGTAATTTCATCAAACACACCTGAAGTGGTAAAATTTGGCACCTCGGGAAAACTGATAAAAGATCTGGATTTGAAAATTCTGGACGAAGATGGAAATGAATTACCCAAAGGTCAGAAAGGAGAAATTGTTGTAAAAGGTGATAATGTGATGCTGGGATACTGGAATAATCAACAGGCAACAGCCAATACCTTAAAAGACGGATGGTTACATACCGGGGATATGGGGTATATGGATAAAGATGATTTCCTGGTTGTGCTTGGACGTTTTAAAAGTTTGCTCATTGGAAATGATGGAGAAAAATACAGTCCCGAAGGAATTGAAGAGGCACTGGTTGACAAATCGCCTTTTATTCAGCAGGCTATGCTCTACAATAATCAAAATCCGTTTACCGTTGGAATGCTTGTTCCTGATGTTGAAGCAATAAACAGGGAACTAAAAAAAAGAAACATTACACCGGGTTCGGAAGAAGGAAACAGAGAATCTTTAAAAATTATCCTTAACGATGTGCAACAATATAAAAAAGGCGGAATATACGAAGGTGAATTCCCTGAAAGATGGCTACCTGCAAACATAGTTGTTTTGCCGGAAGCATTTACGCAGGAAAACGCACTGGTTAATGCCTCAATGAAAGTTGTACGTGGAAAGATAACTGAATATTTCAAAACTCAGTTAGATTTTCTTTATACTTCTGAAGCAAAAAATATTGAAAATACATTGAATTTAGAAGCCATAAAAAAATGGAATTCGTAA
- the galU gene encoding UTP--glucose-1-phosphate uridylyltransferase GalU, which yields MIKKAVIPAAGYGTRFLPATKSQPKEMIPIIDTPVIQHVVEEAVESGITDILMIIGKGKRAIEEHFDRSPILEESLLKKQDLKTLDKIRSISNLANIHFVWQKEMNGLGDAILHARYHVNNEPFVILLGDTLVKSEDGPVTKQLIDVYEKYQSSVVALEEVKPELVNRYGIIDGEAVTENVFKAKDWIEKPSPEDAPSNLAVASRYIFTPEIFDLLEKTPPGKNNEIQLTDAMRKMAKTQAMYGLKFNGKRYDIGNKMGFLKTNIEFALEDPEIGESIKVWLKDFVGNL from the coding sequence ATGATCAAAAAAGCAGTTATTCCTGCGGCGGGGTACGGAACCCGCTTCCTGCCGGCGACAAAATCTCAGCCCAAGGAAATGATTCCAATTATAGATACTCCCGTAATACAACATGTTGTTGAAGAAGCCGTTGAAAGTGGAATTACCGATATTCTGATGATTATTGGGAAAGGCAAAAGAGCTATTGAAGAACATTTTGACAGAAGCCCTATACTGGAAGAATCGCTGTTAAAAAAACAAGATTTAAAAACACTCGATAAAATTCGCTCGATTTCCAACCTTGCAAACATCCATTTTGTTTGGCAGAAAGAAATGAACGGACTGGGTGACGCAATTCTTCATGCGCGCTACCATGTAAATAACGAGCCTTTTGTGATTTTGCTGGGCGACACACTGGTTAAAAGCGAAGACGGTCCGGTAACCAAACAGCTTATCGATGTTTATGAAAAATACCAAAGTTCGGTCGTTGCGCTGGAAGAAGTAAAACCCGAACTGGTCAATCGTTACGGAATTATTGATGGGGAAGCAGTTACAGAAAATGTATTTAAAGCCAAAGACTGGATTGAGAAACCTTCACCGGAAGACGCACCTTCCAATCTGGCAGTTGCCAGTCGTTATATTTTCACGCCGGAAATTTTTGATCTGCTTGAAAAAACACCTCCCGGAAAAAACAATGAAATTCAGTTAACCGACGCCATGCGTAAAATGGCAAAAACGCAAGCGATGTACGGCTTGAAGTTTAACGGAAAAAGGTATGACATTGGAAACAAAATGGGTTTTTTAAAGACCAATATTGAGTTTGCGCTGGAAGATCCGGAAATTGGAGAATCAATTAAAGTCTGGCTAAAAGACTTTGTTGGAAACTTATGA